AAAACCCACTCAATAGTTAGAAACTACTTCTAGGAtaaggaaaaattataaaatataaattaagaaaattaatcatCAAAGCATTCATCAATATTATGGGAAGTATCATAAATACTATATAACAAAATGAGCATTATATATGggtcttaagaaaaaaaaaaaaaaaaaataccaaacatCCATGCATCGTGTTTGAAATTGTCTAGTAATAATAAAAGCTTATCAAATTAGAATCCCCGTGCAAATGAGCAAGACTAGATTACATAAACAGGTAGGGCGATAGGGACATgataaatgaacaaaataacTCAACATTCATCTCTTCCCTTTGTTGTGTTTCCATTCCACCTTGGAAAAAAATCCTGTTGTGCCTCGCATATTGCAATCTTGTTCTTATGCTTTTATGGATAAAATTTacttacaaaattggttataattttatgttataattttacttaatatatttttattggaggtgaattttaacaaatccacaatttgattacatttttattttatatactccatacttgcaaaatttctagaaaattaaaaattaatagttatgtcattaataaattatttaaattagcaaaaaaattgattgtagcttattggaggtaaattttgacaaatccaccattggattacattttcttctaatatcctccatgcttgccaaatttctagaaaattaaagatcaatagttatgtcatcaataaattgtttaaattgcaagtatTTGTAGTTTaatattatgcataaaatacaattttatagattataaagtaaataatatttgattaacacaatatttaacatgtgtattaagagcataaaaaacatgtaatctaacaattaaatttttgatatatatagtaatattgaagatattaagtaaggttgtaatcttaatttacaatcaattttgtaactaaaacttttcttatttttatggAAGATTGTGCCAAAATCCGAAGGAACATACAATTTCCACTATACAACCACCCAATCCTATTCACTCATGAACCTACACAACCAACTGGCAGCAAACGAGTCTCACACCTTAAAAGGAACAAATTTTATCTCCAAACTAttcaaactttatatatatatatatatatatattttttttttttttcccgttataaattttaaaaatttaaccattaaattttatgttccttatattcttaatatgtatatcaaatttcattcaaattgaatgttatttactttttaataaataaacttattttttatacataattttaaatcacaaaaacttaaaattttaacatttgtttcatGACATAGaaattgatctttaattttcttaaaattttacaatcatGAAcaatataataagaatatgcaattcaatagttagatttttaaaattcatactCAAAATAAGAATATATAAGAAGTTTGAAAGATTCCTctctaaattaatttaaaaagaaactttGTTCTCTTAGAAGATGCACTGACCCGCATGAGTCATTTATAGAAGTTAGAAGAAAATATCCAACCCATCCAAGGTATAAGTTCAAACAATAACACTAAGGGTACATTTGAAATCTGCTTATTTTGccgaaagtactataaataaagataaaagttagctcaactagtacaatgaaacccatgaataatagcaaaaaataccatgaaactcataaatagtaacaaaaaaaaattaaatagtaaaataaattaacaaaaataatatttgccaAACAAACACTCCCCTTCCTTCCCCGCCCCGTTCTGATTCCTCAACATTTGGTCCCACACAAGTAGTAACTTACCTTCCAGTTTCCAAAGGgtaagattttatatatatatattttttttttttgagaatcggtAAGATTTTATACTAGTTATTACTGTTATTTTTTGATGAGTTGTCTCCACAGCACTTCCGGCCATGTCTACTGTCAGTCTTCCAACCAAAGCATGTTTGAACATTCATGACAACCGGCCACATAATCGCATCACAAACTGACCATAAACTTCCATACTGTTCAATCGAGACACCACTAGATTTCTGTTGCTCATACATGATACAAACAATTCAGTCATTAAGGAAATCATGCTCacaaccaaaaattaataagagCATGAATTATAACAAACGTTCTTCGAAAGTTACAACCCAATACACAGGCACAAAGTGATATCACATACTATAAAGTTCATCAAAATATCACTGCTACATAAAATGCCATTACAAAATTGCCAAAACAATATGAAGCAAAACTCATACAATTCCCAACTAAGTCCATTAACATGCCAAATCCAACATTTTGCAAATCAATGTGCGGACACGCATGTGAAGAGCTCTAGCAAATACAAAAAGTGCAAGCACAATCACAACCTACAAAATCCAGTGCTAGCTTAGAGTCCACCACAAGCAAAAGCCTCTACTTCTCTAAGCCAACTTCCCTTTCAACGGACCTTTTGGAATTTTACTCAGAACCTTGGCATCAAACACTAGATACTGCTTTTTAATCTCAACCATTGCCTTCTCGGCAAATGGGTCAACCTTGTCCTCAAACTTCTCATACAGAACAGGCACAGTGTGCAGCAAAACAAAAGCTGATTTCAAATCAATATGATCAGAATTAAGCATATCATATGAAACTGACTATAAAATACATATGAACAAACACAAGTTTTATTGTCCTTACATATATAGAACAAGGTCAAGAAATTACACCAAGTGCCCACAGTGGAAAGAACCCACAAGCCAGCAATAACCTGACATCCAAAAATTGATCTTATTAGAAATCAGATAACTAAATAAACTACCCATAGAATTGCAAGTCAGAATGTTAAAGATCCTGAAACTAGCAAATGTAGTAAGCTCCACATGCATCCAGTGAGTCTTGGGACCAAGGATTAGTTGTTGCTTTTGTATGCAACTTTTGATAATATAGTGTAAATTTAACAGTAAAGatcaaaatctcaaaaatagcaAATCTTAAAGCCTTTATGACACAATAAAAGTATTTAATAGTTAGACCAACAAGAGTGCTAAGTTAAGAGGAAATGATACATACAATGTGCAGCTGTTACCAAAGAGACATGGAAGTAAAATAATACATACAATGAGAAATTTCTTCAAATCTCTTCCTGATGCAATATTCCGCAAGACAGCAAAACCCTGATTAATTTCAATTCTCAGTGCAGAAGCAACTTGCAAGAATGGCTCCTCAGGAAGATGAACTTCTGGGATCCGGGGAGGAGTCCTATAAATAGAGATCTTAAGCAATGAGTTAAATGAAACCACAGATACAATGCATGGCCTCATGACCTAAGAACCAATGTAGTCAAAGGACATAAAAAGCATGGCATAATCACCTAAGGACCAATGTAGGCACCTCTAGTGAGGCTATGTGAGTAACCAAGCACCTTAAACAATCTGTAAGGCACCCAACAGCCTCAATGAAATTAGCGAAGAGAAGTTCTATACTTTAATTCAAGTGAGTGGATGTCTCTTTCTCTTACTTTCTTCTCTCTATCTCACACACTTACATTTCTTTCCGCATCAATTTAGAAATAGATTTTTTCCCCATTAATTTCAGTAATATAATCTCTTAGCTTTAATAATTGttctatttttgtaaaaaaaaatgtttttaagtttatttagtagagacttttaaaaaaaaaaattctcatttaaTGCATATGATTTGAGGTACATTTAGAGTTCATAGCCTAACTTAGAGTCTGGTGAGTACTTTTTAGTGCCTCACTCATCACGCCTCAGGCCATACAAGGATTTGATATCTTAGGGtgcgtttgttttggcttcaaaccaCTTCTGGAAATGCTTTTCCGTAAAAATGGGTGTTTGGTTGTTACTGAAAATTGGGTCAAACTGAAAATGTTTTTAGTGTTGACTGTAAAATAAGGGCAACaaggtgtaaaatattttccgttgttattttcacttcaaaccatttccggAGATGcgcaaagagagaaagagagagagaaagaaggacTCACAAACGcgaaaacagagagagagagggagagagagagagagagatcatgcCGTCGAACCCACGATTGCGCCGGTCAGATCGCCATCCTCGTCCCCTCCACGCAACAGTGAGTGCTCTGTTCATCCCACTTCGCTGACCTATTCTTGATCGTCATCGACCCAGTGAACGACCCACCCCTGGGCCAATCGGACCGCCATGAGCAACCCACCCCTGAGCCAACCCAGTGAATGACCCACTCCGCTAACCCATTCCTCATCGTCACATAGCACCGTTTgttttgatctctctctctcacttaaGTCCCTCTCTCATGATTGATCttgggattttgatttttttttgttttgatttttgtttctttgattgtttATATATCTTGATTCTCtgtaataatatttgttttgatcttaagaaaatgtgagaaacatgataaaaatgggttttttagAGCATTTTCGAGGACACAatcaaacactagaaaatattctCCAAAGCATTTTttggaatgcaaccaaacacttgaaaatactttcctttcccgaaaatattttcaccagaaaatattttacactcagaaaatattttacattcaacCAAACGCAGCCTTAAGGTAGCCTGTGACTACATTGGTATGGCTGAATCTTGTATAGATTATTATAACACTAAGGGCTAATAATGTAAAATCTCAAAAAGCTTACTTGTTGATAAAGGTATGAGCATTGGACCACAGGAACAAGATTGCAAGAGCAAGTATCAAAACATGACATACAAGAGTAAGCAGGTGGTATTCGACCAATTCAAAAATAACCCAGATGGCAGTAACTCCACCGAGTACACCAGCTGAAATCTTCTTGTTCCTCCATAACAACACATCAGCAGCTGCACCACCAACACCATTTAAAGGCATTAAATCAACACTTGCacacaacatcaacaacaacaatagcaaagtcttttttctttttttttggggggtcaGCTATATATTCTCAACACATAGATTAGAGAAGAGTCCGCGTCAACcacatatattattttcctccattctattctatcaGAACTCCTAGTCTCTGTTTCAGAAATTCGAATTCGAtagttatctttttattaaataataattgaattataacatttatttaacATTAACCGAAGTCCAAAACCATACTTGAGGAATCCaaatttgaacatttttattatcagcaaccaaacagagcacGAAAGCCACAATGTGCCATTGCCGATTCTCGCCTCAACTCACAGATCGCTAAAAATCACTAAACGCACCGTTTTGCCTTCATTTCAAAAGCACTTTCCagaaaatgaaacaaacacaCGTCACATGACATGACATGACATCCACATTTAATGCCTAATGAATCAGATTACAGATCTCatactgagagagagagagagagagagagagtacataCGCTTTCCGCCACCGAAAACCTTGTGAACCGGTTTCTCTCTGCCGAAAAGCCGGTAAATCTGAGCCTTTACAGATTCCGGTTTCTCGGAATCGGAATCGTAATCTGAAGACGAAGATGAATCATGCGCGTGGATCTTCTCGCTTATCTTCTCCATCACTGCCGAAACACCACCGCTCTCAGAATGCTCCGCCATTTCaccaaaagaataaataaaaaataaaataaaaattgaatttcaaaaaaaaataatagggTTGGAGAATGAATCTCACTCTCAGTAGAATTTATATATAGACATAGTCCCAACCTAAGGTTTGGGATCCCCAGCCTGGTGGTTCGGGAGATTTGACGGCGTTAAAACGGTGTTCATGTTCGAGAAAAGAAGACGTTAGATTTGACGGCGTATTTTTGTGTGTACTGTAGGCGCGGGTGGGCTGTATCTGAGTCTGACTCTGATGGATGGACGGTGGGGATTTGGGAAAGTCACCGGCCTGGTGAAAAGGTGGGACCACGTGGCTGATGGTTGAAGTGGAAGGACGGCTGTGGGTGGTACTTTGTTCCCTGGTCGGGGTAGTGGGTTCCACGTAGACTGACTTACTTGCTTATGCTTGCCAAATCGCATCTATGatctgttatttttttttttgtttggagagatttgaaaaaacgcaattgatttttgatataCGTAAATGTAagattgaatttcaaaatttttatttatttaactaatgATCCCACAAGAtccattttatatataatatattatcatctacaaaaggaaaaacgaaaaaaaaaaaaaaaaaaaaaactattattggtCAACTTTTGAAATAcagaatttttattatataatatttttcacaacttttaccACAGCCTAACTATGTGACAAGTTGtgaactcatttttttttcctaccattTATAACTCTTCACATGGGTGAATTGTGGCACTAAACTTGTTAATTAACATATTCAGGTGGGTTTCAactaactcaactggtaaagtctctaatggttgaataagagatctggtaaagtctttgatggttcaatccttgcctacaccaaaaactgattgatgtcttggtctgatgataaagagcatcATTAGGAGCAGACGTCATAGGTTAAAAActctctaaatatatatatatatatatatatatatatattcaaggtCATTATTAAATACTCTcaaagtaccataaatgtatactcccccctctcacataattgtaggtccactaattaaattcatggtgggacccacaaTTCATGTAAAAAGAGTGAGTATGCATTAATTGTACTCTTGGAGTATTCAATATTTTTCCACGTATTCAAAATCATATATGATAACGATCAAAGAATCAGTTAGTTGAACAGCACGGATAGTGATGATGTTGAGGGCCTGAAAGATAAGAAACAAGAGATCAGAGGAGACCGGGGTTGGCCGATCACAAACCCTCCGATGGTAAAGTTAGTCTTTTTCTTCTGAAACAAAGAATTCTTCACTTAAAGAGAGATAGTGTCTGGAAAAATACTTCGCCCTTTTTTGGTCGGAGATTCGTGCCTTTTTATTGGTTTAGGAAACGGTTATCTGTTGGATAACCTCCCCCATTTTCACAGAGTCCGGAGTGTATAACATGATAACTGCTATAGCAGTTATCTTTTCATATCAAAACCGTTGTTAGGCTCGTCCTAAGCATTGTTGGACGGGAGGTTGTTCATCAGTAGGAGATCTCGTCTAGAGATCTCTATGGACAACGGACGAGCAGCTAGCCTTTGTATCCCTTGTGGACTAAGGATGAGTGTTCACTCTTACCCTTTCTATGGACGACCTCTATGGACGAATAAGGAGTTGGTTATTTTTTGACATCATCAGTTACCCCCTTGTCCATGGGTCGTCTCTAGGATAATTTTAGACAATTTTCAAAATGTGCACTTAATGCTAGCAACTGGGCGCGCCATGTGTTACAATCTTATTGATAAACTGATACGTCTAGTTATTTTTTCGAGGAGTATGCCACGTGTCGTATTTTGGTTGGCTGCGTCGTTTCATATACTTATGTTTACagcctataaatagtagaattCCTCCAGTACCCTTCACATTTCTGAGATTTCCTTCCTTGAGCATCCTCGTCTTAGCTCCTCGTCTAGAAGTATCCTCTCGTCCTTAGTTTCCTCATCTAGATTTCAGGTATTTCTTTAATCCTCGTCCTTAGAATTtaagttttcttaaaaatgtCTGAGACCGTTCTTTCCTCGTCTAGTAATAGTTTGGGCAAAACCATAGACGAGTATCATGACCCAAGTAGTTTTAGTAGCTCTAGTGATAGTAGTAATAGTAGCACTAGTAGTGGAGGAAACACCACGGACGAGTATGTGTCTGGTGTCCTTGGGGTTCCTTTAGAGGTTCTCCAAGGACTTAAGACGTGGACCGAGTCTGGATCCCAGGCTGGT
This genomic stretch from Quercus robur chromosome 4, dhQueRobu3.1, whole genome shotgun sequence harbors:
- the LOC126721424 gene encoding reticulon-like protein B5 yields the protein MAEHSESGGVSAVMEKISEKIHAHDSSSSSDYDSDSEKPESVKAQIYRLFGREKPVHKVFGGGKPADVLLWRNKKISAGVLGGVTAIWVIFELVEYHLLTLVCHVLILALAILFLWSNAHTFINKTPPRIPEVHLPEEPFLQVASALRIEINQGFAVLRNIASGRDLKKFLIVIAGLWVLSTVGTWCNFLTLFYISFVLLHTVPVLYEKFEDKVDPFAEKAMVEIKKQYLVFDAKVLSKIPKGPLKGKLA